A genomic region of Paramormyrops kingsleyae isolate MSU_618 chromosome 19, PKINGS_0.4, whole genome shotgun sequence contains the following coding sequences:
- the LOC111837414 gene encoding uncharacterized protein isoform X2: MFLSVPGASRVTEKREPEALISKMSSMSQQQEELVFFLGNIPVSILVVDEDEEDCRALGQRSTGKKTNKPFEKDRSPQLEEHPTLRSPGESRGASRRTSKGRHEGGAPCRQAVEGNTESPAQATEMNSTERQLRDHRSCPVRDCSSPRADSVLVRCVGKSSVGSLLCDRVTPVVREFKEDQSSTSRCKSEWSVSGLGSMTRRYSCQQCLYVTSRSDSLACHMRIHTGEKPYGCQDCGRAFRTRSELNRHRHPKTLQCDVCEYATNRLDHLKIHRRIHTDERPCVCAKCGLAFRTSSHLTRHKQIHGDKLD, encoded by the exons ATGTTTTTGTCCGTACCTGGTGCATCGCGGGTAACGGAGAAGCGGGAACCAGAGGCGCTGATCTCG AAAATGAGTTCCATGTCCCAACAGCAAGAGGAGTTGGTATTCTTCCTTG GTAATATTCCAGTCAGTATATTGGTTGTAGATGAAGATGAGGAAGATTGCCGGGCTTTGGGTCAAAGATCAACGGGCAAGAAGACAAATAAGCCATTTGAGAAAG ATAGGAGTCCTCAGTTAGAGGAACACCCAACGCTGAGGTCGCCGGGGGAATCCAGAGGCGCAAGTAGAAGGACCAGTAAAGGGCGACACGAAGGTGGCGCCCCCTGTAGGCAGGCTGTGGAGGGGAACACGGAGAGCCCTGCTCAAGCTACTGAGATGAACAGTACAGAGCGTCAGCTGAGAGACCATAGATCTTGCCCAGTCCGTGACTGTTCCTCCCCCAGAGCGGACTCTGTCCTCGTGAGGTGTGTGGGTAAGAGCTCTGTGGGCTCCCTGCTTTGTGACCGTGTCACTCCTGTGGTCAGAGAGTTCAAGGAGGATCAATCAAGCACTTCGAGATGCAAGTCTGAGTGGAGCGTAAGTGGCCTGGGCAGCATGACGCGTAGATATAGCTGCCAGCAATGCCTTTATGTCACCTCCCGCTCCGACAGTCTGGCCTGCCACATGAGGATTCACACTGGTGAGAAGCCCTATGGATGTCAGGACTGTGGCCGTGCTTTTCGGACCCGCAGTGAACTGAATCGTCACCGTCACCCCAAAACGTTGCAGTGTGACGTCTGCGAGTATGCCACAAATAGGCTAGACCACCTGAAGATCCACAGGCGGATCCACACAGATGAGCGGCCCTGTGTTTGTGCCAAATGTGGGCTGGCCTTCCGGACCTCGAGCCACCTCACGCGGCACAAGCAAATTCATGGGGACAAGTTGGATTGA
- the LOC111837414 gene encoding uncharacterized protein isoform X1 — translation MFLSVPGASRVTEKREPEALISKMSSMSQQQEELVFFLVSDWLAGNIPVSILVVDEDEEDCRALGQRSTGKKTNKPFEKDRSPQLEEHPTLRSPGESRGASRRTSKGRHEGGAPCRQAVEGNTESPAQATEMNSTERQLRDHRSCPVRDCSSPRADSVLVRCVGKSSVGSLLCDRVTPVVREFKEDQSSTSRCKSEWSVSGLGSMTRRYSCQQCLYVTSRSDSLACHMRIHTGEKPYGCQDCGRAFRTRSELNRHRHPKTLQCDVCEYATNRLDHLKIHRRIHTDERPCVCAKCGLAFRTSSHLTRHKQIHGDKLD, via the exons ATGTTTTTGTCCGTACCTGGTGCATCGCGGGTAACGGAGAAGCGGGAACCAGAGGCGCTGATCTCG AAAATGAGTTCCATGTCCCAACAGCAAGAGGAGTTGGTATTCTTCCTTG ttTCTGATTGGCTTGCAGGTAATATTCCAGTCAGTATATTGGTTGTAGATGAAGATGAGGAAGATTGCCGGGCTTTGGGTCAAAGATCAACGGGCAAGAAGACAAATAAGCCATTTGAGAAAG ATAGGAGTCCTCAGTTAGAGGAACACCCAACGCTGAGGTCGCCGGGGGAATCCAGAGGCGCAAGTAGAAGGACCAGTAAAGGGCGACACGAAGGTGGCGCCCCCTGTAGGCAGGCTGTGGAGGGGAACACGGAGAGCCCTGCTCAAGCTACTGAGATGAACAGTACAGAGCGTCAGCTGAGAGACCATAGATCTTGCCCAGTCCGTGACTGTTCCTCCCCCAGAGCGGACTCTGTCCTCGTGAGGTGTGTGGGTAAGAGCTCTGTGGGCTCCCTGCTTTGTGACCGTGTCACTCCTGTGGTCAGAGAGTTCAAGGAGGATCAATCAAGCACTTCGAGATGCAAGTCTGAGTGGAGCGTAAGTGGCCTGGGCAGCATGACGCGTAGATATAGCTGCCAGCAATGCCTTTATGTCACCTCCCGCTCCGACAGTCTGGCCTGCCACATGAGGATTCACACTGGTGAGAAGCCCTATGGATGTCAGGACTGTGGCCGTGCTTTTCGGACCCGCAGTGAACTGAATCGTCACCGTCACCCCAAAACGTTGCAGTGTGACGTCTGCGAGTATGCCACAAATAGGCTAGACCACCTGAAGATCCACAGGCGGATCCACACAGATGAGCGGCCCTGTGTTTGTGCCAAATGTGGGCTGGCCTTCCGGACCTCGAGCCACCTCACGCGGCACAAGCAAATTCATGGGGACAAGTTGGATTGA